A genomic stretch from Sinorhizobium terangae includes:
- a CDS encoding LacI family DNA-binding transcriptional regulator produces MRPTVHDIAAKAGVSLATVDRVLNNRPGVRSVTRDKVERAIATLGYVRDVAAANLAKGRNYPLVFILPEGDNSFMRGLEGEVRAAMARSASERTQITILPVPAFDAQALVQALWEAHQRRPAGIAVVAVDAPEVAEAVKQLRDTGITVVTLVSDLPGSGRDHFAGVDNIAAGRTAGTLMGRFTGGRAGPIAVLAGSMLVRDHRERLEGFSAVMAEEFPARQLLPVIEGQDDPVLVENLVRALIEREPDLAGIYSLGAGNRGLVAALEQTGKSKTICTIAHELTPHSRAALSSGTIDAVLNQDAGHEVRSAIRVLKAKADGLAVIEAQERIRIDIFLKDNLPIEQA; encoded by the coding sequence ATGCGACCAACGGTTCACGATATCGCAGCGAAAGCGGGCGTCAGCCTGGCGACGGTCGACCGGGTTCTCAACAATCGCCCAGGTGTGAGAAGCGTCACGCGTGACAAGGTCGAGCGCGCGATTGCCACGCTCGGCTATGTGCGCGACGTCGCCGCCGCCAACCTCGCCAAGGGTCGTAACTACCCCCTCGTATTCATCCTGCCGGAGGGCGATAATTCCTTCATGCGCGGTCTCGAGGGCGAGGTGCGTGCCGCAATGGCGCGGTCCGCTTCAGAGCGAACGCAGATAACCATTCTTCCCGTGCCGGCCTTTGACGCGCAGGCCCTCGTGCAGGCGCTATGGGAGGCGCATCAGCGCCGGCCGGCCGGGATTGCGGTCGTCGCCGTCGACGCGCCCGAGGTGGCCGAAGCGGTGAAGCAACTGCGGGACACCGGCATTACGGTCGTAACGCTCGTGTCGGACCTGCCGGGATCGGGACGCGACCATTTTGCCGGCGTCGACAACATTGCGGCTGGACGCACGGCCGGAACCTTGATGGGCCGCTTTACCGGTGGCCGTGCGGGTCCGATCGCCGTGCTGGCTGGCTCGATGCTCGTGCGCGACCATCGCGAGCGGCTGGAGGGTTTCAGCGCCGTCATGGCCGAGGAATTTCCGGCGCGCCAGCTGCTTCCGGTGATCGAGGGACAGGACGATCCGGTCCTCGTCGAAAATCTGGTGCGCGCGCTTATCGAGCGCGAGCCGGATCTGGCGGGCATCTACAGCCTCGGTGCCGGCAATCGCGGTCTCGTCGCTGCGCTCGAGCAGACCGGCAAGAGCAAGACGATCTGCACCATCGCCCACGAGCTGACGCCGCACAGCCGCGCCGCGCTTAGCTCCGGCACGATCGACGCCGTGCTCAACCAGGATGCCGGGCACGAGGTGAGAAGCGCGATCCGCGTTCTGAAGGCCAAGGCCGACGGGCTCGCCGTGATCGAGGCGCAGGAACGCATCCGCATCGACATTTTCCTGAAGGACAACCTGCCGATCGAGCAGGCATAG
- the xylA gene encoding xylose isomerase: MSTGFFGDIAKIKYEGPESTNPLAFRHYNPDEIVLGKRMEDHLRFAIAYWHTFVWPGGDPFGGQTFERPWFKDTMDAAKLKADVAFEFFQLLGVPFYCFHDADVRPEGKNFAENTSNLNEIVDYFAKKQTETGVKLLWGTANLFSNRRYMSGAATNPDPDVFAFAAATVKTCIDATQKLGGENYVLWGGREGYETLLNTDLKRELDQLGRFVNLVVEYKHKIGFKGTILIEPKPQEPTKHQYDFDVATVYGFLKKYGLENEVKVNIEQGHAILAGHSFEHELALANALGIFGSIDMNRNDYQSGWDTDQFPNNVPEMSLAYYHVLAGGGFKTGGTNFDAKLRRQSLDPEDLLIGHIGGMDCCARGLKAAAKMIEDKALSGPLERRYAGWNVPEAKKMLDGGFSLDEIEAWVRKADLNPQPKSGKQELLENVVNRYV; encoded by the coding sequence GTGAGCACGGGATTTTTCGGCGATATCGCCAAGATCAAATACGAGGGGCCGGAGAGCACCAATCCGCTCGCCTTCCGCCACTACAATCCGGACGAAATCGTTCTCGGCAAGCGCATGGAGGATCACCTTCGCTTTGCCATCGCCTATTGGCACACCTTCGTCTGGCCGGGCGGCGATCCCTTCGGCGGCCAGACATTCGAGCGTCCCTGGTTCAAGGACACGATGGATGCGGCGAAGCTGAAGGCCGACGTCGCCTTCGAGTTCTTTCAGCTTCTCGGCGTGCCGTTTTACTGCTTCCACGACGCGGACGTGCGTCCGGAGGGCAAAAACTTCGCCGAGAACACCAGCAACCTCAACGAGATCGTCGACTATTTCGCGAAGAAGCAGACCGAAACCGGCGTCAAGCTGCTCTGGGGCACGGCGAACCTCTTCTCGAACCGGCGCTACATGTCGGGTGCCGCGACCAATCCGGATCCGGACGTTTTCGCCTTTGCCGCAGCAACGGTGAAGACCTGCATCGACGCGACGCAGAAACTCGGCGGCGAGAACTATGTTCTCTGGGGCGGACGCGAAGGCTACGAGACGCTGCTTAACACCGATCTCAAGCGCGAACTCGACCAGCTCGGCCGCTTCGTCAACCTGGTGGTCGAGTACAAGCACAAGATCGGTTTCAAGGGTACGATCCTGATCGAGCCGAAGCCGCAGGAGCCGACGAAGCACCAGTACGATTTCGACGTCGCCACGGTCTATGGCTTCCTGAAGAAGTACGGCCTCGAGAACGAGGTGAAGGTCAATATCGAGCAGGGCCACGCGATTCTGGCCGGCCACTCCTTCGAGCATGAGCTGGCGCTCGCCAACGCGCTCGGTATCTTCGGCTCGATCGACATGAACCGCAACGACTACCAGTCCGGCTGGGATACCGACCAGTTCCCGAACAACGTTCCGGAAATGTCGCTTGCTTACTACCACGTACTAGCGGGCGGCGGCTTCAAGACCGGCGGCACCAATTTCGATGCTAAGCTCCGCCGTCAGTCGCTTGATCCGGAAGACCTGCTGATCGGCCATATCGGCGGCATGGATTGTTGCGCGCGCGGTCTCAAGGCGGCGGCGAAGATGATCGAGGACAAGGCGCTCTCCGGCCCGCTCGAAAGGCGCTATGCCGGCTGGAACGTGCCGGAGGCCAAGAAGATGCTCGACGGCGGTTTCTCGCTCGACGAGATCGAGGCCTGGGTGCGCAAGGCCGACCTCAATCCACAGCCGAAGTCGGGCAAGCAGGAACTCCTCGAGAACGTGGTCAACCGCTACGTCTGA
- a CDS encoding DHA2 family efflux MFS transporter permease subunit encodes MAATATAGSVAASAPRAEEHMDPRRLIAFFAMVVGMFMAILDIQIVSASLAEIQAGLSAGSDEIGWVQTAYLIAEVIMIPLSGTLARIVSTRVLFSVAAAGFTASSALAATATNIDQMIVYRAIQGFIGGGMIPSVFAAAFTIFPPSKRNVVSPIIGLIATLAPTIGPTVGGYLSHAFSWHWLFLVNVIPGIIVATLTWTFIDFDKPELGLMKKFDWWGLISMAVFLGSLEYVLEEGNANDWFNDDHIVIGAVAAALAAAVFFYRAFKVEFPVVDLRAFSNRNFAFGSLFSFVMGIGLYGLTYLYPLYLGRIRGYDSLMIGETMFVSGLAMFFTAPVAGFLSGRLDPRVLMTVGFAGFAAGTWTMSQLTADWDFWELLVPQILRGCSLMLCMVPINNIALGTLPPARIRNASGLYNLTRNLGGAVGLAVINTILTQRQDFHYARLAEHIQWGNPEAVEQLRNMASNFTAHGLDGATIAIKQLAAMVQKQAVILSFVDVFVILTVLFLSLIIGVMMISKPQGAGPGGSGH; translated from the coding sequence ATGGCCGCAACGGCAACGGCAGGCTCGGTCGCAGCAAGCGCGCCCAGAGCCGAGGAACATATGGACCCGAGACGGCTGATCGCCTTCTTTGCGATGGTGGTCGGCATGTTCATGGCGATCCTCGACATTCAGATCGTGTCGGCCTCGCTCGCCGAGATCCAGGCCGGCCTTTCGGCCGGATCGGACGAGATCGGCTGGGTGCAGACCGCCTATCTCATCGCCGAAGTCATCATGATCCCGTTGTCGGGCACGCTCGCCCGCATCGTCTCGACGCGGGTGCTGTTTTCCGTCGCCGCGGCCGGCTTCACCGCATCGAGCGCACTCGCGGCGACCGCCACCAATATCGACCAGATGATCGTCTACCGGGCGATCCAGGGCTTTATCGGCGGCGGCATGATCCCATCGGTCTTCGCCGCCGCCTTCACGATCTTCCCGCCGTCGAAGCGCAATGTCGTGTCGCCGATCATCGGCCTCATCGCAACGCTTGCGCCCACCATCGGGCCGACGGTCGGCGGCTATCTCAGCCACGCCTTCTCCTGGCACTGGCTGTTCCTTGTCAACGTCATTCCCGGCATCATCGTCGCGACACTCACGTGGACCTTCATCGACTTCGACAAGCCCGAGCTGGGGCTGATGAAGAAATTCGACTGGTGGGGGCTCATCTCCATGGCGGTCTTCCTCGGCTCGCTCGAATATGTGCTGGAGGAGGGCAATGCCAACGACTGGTTCAATGACGACCATATCGTTATCGGCGCGGTTGCCGCAGCGCTTGCTGCCGCCGTGTTCTTCTACCGCGCCTTCAAGGTCGAGTTCCCGGTGGTCGATCTCAGGGCTTTCAGCAATCGCAACTTCGCCTTCGGCTCGCTCTTCTCCTTCGTCATGGGCATCGGCCTTTATGGTCTTACATATCTCTACCCGCTCTATCTCGGGCGCATCCGCGGCTACGATTCGCTGATGATCGGCGAGACCATGTTCGTCTCCGGCCTTGCAATGTTCTTCACCGCGCCGGTCGCCGGCTTTCTTTCGGGTCGACTCGACCCGCGGGTGCTGATGACCGTCGGCTTTGCCGGCTTTGCGGCCGGCACTTGGACGATGAGCCAATTGACCGCCGACTGGGATTTCTGGGAACTGCTCGTGCCGCAGATCCTGCGCGGCTGCTCGCTGATGCTCTGCATGGTGCCGATCAACAACATCGCGCTCGGCACGCTGCCGCCCGCCCGCATACGCAATGCGTCCGGCCTCTATAACCTGACGCGCAATCTCGGCGGCGCCGTCGGCCTTGCGGTCATCAACACCATCCTGACGCAGCGCCAGGATTTCCACTATGCCCGGCTTGCCGAGCACATCCAGTGGGGCAACCCGGAGGCGGTCGAGCAGCTCCGCAACATGGCCTCGAATTTTACCGCGCATGGCCTCGATGGAGCGACGATCGCGATCAAGCAACTGGCGGCGATGGTTCAGAAGCAGGCGGTGATCCTGTCCTTTGTCGACGTCTTCGTAATCCTGACGGTGCTGTTCCTGTCGCTGATCATCGGCGTCATGATGATCAGCAAGCCGCAGGGCGCCGGCCCCGGCGGCAGCGGCCACTGA
- a CDS encoding Gfo/Idh/MocA family protein has translation MAIEGSSTESRQKRIRLGMVGGGSGAFIGAVHRIAARLDDHYELVAGALSSTPEKAQASGRELGLDPKRVYSDFKEMAIREAKLKDGIEAVAIVTPNHVHYAAAKEFLKRGIHVICDKPLTSTLADAKKLKKAADESDALFVLTHNYTGYPMVRQAREMVANGDIGAVRLVQMEYPQDWLTENIEQSGQKQAAWRTDPARSGAGGSTGDIGTHAYNLGCFVSGLELEELSADLDSFVGGRQLDDNAHVMMRFKAKDGARAKGMLWCSQVAPGHENGLMVRVYGTKGGLEWTQKDPNYLWYTPFGEPKRLLTRAGAGAGPAAARVSRVPSGHPEGYLEGFANIYSEAARAIFAKRNGEKVDAAVTYPTIDDGMKGMVFVDACVQSSKRNGAWIKV, from the coding sequence ATGGCAATTGAGGGAAGCAGCACGGAAAGTCGTCAAAAGCGCATCCGGCTCGGCATGGTTGGCGGCGGTTCCGGCGCCTTTATCGGCGCGGTCCACCGCATCGCGGCAAGGCTTGATGATCATTATGAGCTGGTGGCCGGCGCGCTGTCGTCGACGCCGGAAAAGGCGCAAGCCTCCGGCCGTGAACTGGGCCTCGATCCGAAGCGCGTCTATTCGGATTTCAAGGAGATGGCGATCCGAGAGGCGAAGCTCAAGGACGGTATCGAGGCGGTTGCAATCGTGACCCCGAATCATGTCCACTACGCTGCCGCCAAGGAGTTCCTGAAGCGCGGCATCCACGTCATTTGCGACAAGCCACTGACTTCCACCCTTGCCGATGCGAAAAAGCTCAAGAAGGCGGCGGACGAAAGCGATGCGCTGTTCGTGCTCACCCACAACTACACCGGCTATCCGATGGTGCGCCAGGCGCGCGAAATGGTGGCGAACGGCGATATAGGCGCGGTTCGGCTCGTGCAGATGGAGTATCCGCAGGATTGGCTGACCGAGAATATCGAGCAATCGGGCCAGAAGCAGGCGGCCTGGCGAACCGATCCGGCCCGCTCCGGCGCCGGCGGCTCCACCGGCGACATCGGCACCCATGCCTATAACCTTGGCTGCTTCGTTTCCGGTCTCGAACTCGAGGAACTTTCCGCGGATCTCGACAGCTTCGTCGGTGGACGCCAACTGGACGACAATGCCCATGTGATGATGCGTTTCAAGGCGAAGGACGGCGCGCGGGCAAAGGGCATGCTCTGGTGCAGCCAGGTGGCGCCGGGCCATGAGAACGGCCTGATGGTCCGGGTCTACGGCACCAAGGGCGGCCTCGAATGGACGCAGAAGGATCCGAACTATCTCTGGTACACGCCGTTTGGTGAACCCAAACGCCTTCTGACGCGCGCCGGTGCCGGGGCGGGGCCTGCGGCCGCCCGCGTCTCGCGCGTGCCCTCCGGCCACCCGGAGGGCTATCTTGAAGGCTTCGCCAATATCTACTCGGAAGCCGCACGGGCGATCTTCGCCAAGCGCAACGGCGAGAAGGTGGATGCGGCCGTCACCTATCCGACGATCGACGACGGCATGAAAGGCATGGTCTTCGTCGATGCCTGCGTGCAGTCCTCGAAGCGCAACGGCGCCTGGATCAAGGTCTGA
- a CDS encoding sugar phosphate isomerase/epimerase family protein, with protein MKTIKGPGLFLAQFAGDTAPFNSWDAITKWAADCGYKGVQIPSWDGRLFDLKKAAESKTYCEEVAGKARDNGVEITELSTHLQGQLVAVHPAYDEAFDGFAAPEVRGNPKARQQWAVEQVKMALTASRNLGLNAMASFSGALAWPFVYPWPQRPAGLVETAFDELARRWKPILDHAEDCGVDVCYEIHPGEDLHDGITYEMFLERTGNHARACMLYDPSHYVLQCLDYLDNIDIYKDRIRMFHVKDAEFNPTGRQGVYGGYQGWVNRAGRFRSLGDGQVDFGAVFSKMAANDFAGWAVVEWECCLKHPEDGAREGAEFVKAHIIRVTEKAFDDFADSGTDEAANRRMLGI; from the coding sequence ATGAAGACCATCAAGGGCCCAGGGCTTTTTCTTGCGCAGTTCGCCGGTGACACGGCTCCGTTCAATTCCTGGGACGCGATTACCAAATGGGCCGCCGACTGCGGCTACAAGGGTGTGCAGATTCCGAGCTGGGACGGGCGGTTGTTCGACCTGAAGAAGGCTGCCGAGTCCAAGACGTACTGCGAGGAGGTCGCCGGGAAAGCGCGTGACAACGGCGTCGAGATCACAGAGCTCTCGACCCATCTGCAGGGCCAGTTGGTCGCCGTGCACCCGGCCTATGACGAGGCTTTCGACGGCTTTGCCGCGCCGGAAGTGCGCGGCAATCCGAAGGCGCGCCAGCAATGGGCGGTGGAACAGGTGAAGATGGCGCTGACGGCGTCCCGCAATCTCGGCCTGAATGCCATGGCAAGCTTCTCCGGTGCGCTCGCCTGGCCTTTCGTCTATCCTTGGCCGCAGCGTCCCGCGGGCCTCGTGGAGACTGCCTTCGACGAGCTTGCCCGGCGATGGAAGCCGATCCTCGATCATGCCGAGGATTGCGGTGTCGATGTGTGCTACGAAATTCACCCGGGCGAAGACCTGCACGACGGCATCACCTACGAGATGTTCCTGGAACGCACCGGCAACCACGCCCGCGCCTGCATGCTCTACGATCCGTCGCACTATGTGCTGCAGTGCCTCGACTATCTCGACAATATCGACATCTACAAGGACCGGATCCGCATGTTCCACGTCAAGGACGCGGAGTTCAATCCCACCGGCCGGCAGGGTGTCTATGGCGGCTATCAGGGCTGGGTGAACCGCGCCGGTCGCTTCCGCTCGCTAGGCGACGGCCAGGTCGATTTCGGCGCGGTCTTCTCGAAGATGGCCGCCAATGATTTTGCCGGCTGGGCCGTCGTCGAGTGGGAGTGCTGCCTGAAGCATCCGGAAGACGGCGCACGGGAAGGCGCCGAGTTCGTCAAGGCGCACATCATCCGCGTCACGGAAAAGGCTTTCGACGATTTCGCCGACAGCGGAACGGACGAGGCGGCGAACCGGCGGATGTTGGGGATCTGA
- a CDS encoding nuclear transport factor 2 family protein — protein MHDLDHIAEAHIAAWNETDAARRHALVERAFTPEIGYRDPVMQGEGREAINTLIAGVQHQFPGFRFALKGKPDGFSDRIRFSWTLGPNGTSVIEGTDFGLIEDGRLKQVTGFLDKIPAQ, from the coding sequence ATGCACGACCTCGATCACATTGCCGAAGCCCATATTGCCGCCTGGAACGAGACCGATGCCGCAAGACGCCACGCGCTCGTCGAACGGGCCTTCACGCCGGAGATCGGCTATCGCGACCCCGTCATGCAGGGCGAGGGCCGCGAGGCGATCAACACGCTGATTGCCGGCGTGCAACACCAGTTCCCCGGCTTCCGCTTCGCCCTCAAGGGCAAGCCGGACGGGTTCTCCGACAGGATCCGCTTTTCCTGGACGCTCGGGCCGAACGGAACCTCCGTTATCGAGGGCACGGATTTCGGCCTCATCGAGGATGGCCGGCTGAAACAGGTGACCGGCTTCCTCGACAAAATCCCGGCGCAATAG
- the xylB gene encoding xylulokinase translates to MYLGLDLGTSGVKAMLIDGEQKIIGSASGALDVSRPHPGWSEQDPADWIRATEEAIAGLKTAHPDALAAVRGIGLSGQMHGATLLDENDAVLRPCILWNDTRSFRQAAVLDSDPQFRALTGNIVFPGFTAPKLAWVRENEPEIFTKVRWVLLPKDYLRLWLTGEHMSEMSDSAGTSWLDTGKRKWSEGLLAATHLEERQMPDLVEGTDSAGSLRPKLASRWGMGAGVVVAGGAGDNAASACGMGTVAEGQAFVSLGTSGVLFAANASYLPNPESAVHAFCHALPNTWHQMGVILSATDALNWHSGVTGKSAAELTSELGDVLKAPGSVTFLPYLSGERTPHNDAAIRGAFAGLGHESSRAVLTQAVLEGVSFAIRDSLEALRAAGTRLQRVTAIGGGSRSRYWLKSIATALNLPVDLPADGDFGAAFGAARLGLIAATGADPVATCFAPATAETIAPEASLVSAYEDAYQRYRRLYPAIRDATL, encoded by the coding sequence ATGTATCTCGGACTGGATCTCGGCACGTCCGGTGTCAAGGCGATGCTGATCGATGGCGAGCAGAAGATCATCGGCTCGGCATCGGGAGCGCTCGACGTTTCCCGGCCGCATCCCGGCTGGTCGGAGCAGGATCCGGCCGACTGGATCCGCGCCACGGAGGAGGCGATTGCCGGCCTCAAGACGGCGCATCCGGACGCGCTTGCCGCCGTCCGCGGCATCGGCCTCTCCGGCCAGATGCACGGCGCGACGCTGCTCGACGAGAATGACGCGGTGCTTCGTCCCTGCATTCTGTGGAACGATACCCGCAGCTTCCGCCAGGCCGCGGTCCTCGACAGCGACCCGCAGTTCCGTGCCCTGACCGGCAATATCGTTTTTCCGGGTTTCACCGCTCCGAAGCTCGCCTGGGTGCGCGAGAACGAGCCGGAAATTTTCACCAAGGTGCGCTGGGTCCTGCTCCCCAAGGATTATCTCCGCCTGTGGCTGACCGGCGAACATATGTCGGAAATGTCCGATTCCGCCGGCACATCCTGGCTCGACACGGGCAAGCGCAAATGGTCGGAGGGCCTGCTGGCGGCGACCCATCTCGAAGAACGGCAGATGCCGGATCTCGTCGAGGGCACGGACAGCGCCGGCTCGCTCCGGCCGAAGCTTGCGAGCCGCTGGGGCATGGGCGCGGGAGTCGTCGTTGCAGGGGGCGCCGGCGACAATGCGGCCTCTGCCTGCGGCATGGGCACGGTCGCCGAGGGGCAGGCGTTCGTGTCGCTCGGCACTTCCGGCGTGCTTTTCGCCGCCAATGCGAGCTACCTTCCCAATCCGGAAAGCGCAGTCCATGCCTTCTGCCACGCGCTGCCGAACACCTGGCACCAGATGGGTGTCATCCTCTCGGCGACCGATGCGCTCAACTGGCATTCGGGCGTCACCGGCAAGAGCGCCGCAGAACTCACCAGTGAACTCGGCGACGTCCTGAAGGCGCCCGGCTCCGTCACGTTCCTTCCCTATCTTTCCGGCGAGCGCACGCCACACAATGATGCGGCGATCCGCGGCGCCTTTGCGGGACTCGGCCACGAAAGCTCGCGTGCGGTGCTGACGCAGGCGGTGCTCGAAGGCGTCTCCTTCGCCATCCGCGACAGCCTGGAGGCGCTCCGCGCGGCTGGCACGAGACTCCAGCGCGTAACCGCGATCGGCGGCGGCTCGCGTTCACGCTACTGGCTGAAGTCCATCGCGACGGCGCTCAACCTTCCGGTCGATCTGCCGGCGGACGGCGATTTCGGTGCGGCTTTCGGCGCCGCGCGCCTCGGCCTCATCGCCGCGACCGGCGCCGATCCTGTCGCAACCTGCTTCGCACCGGCAACGGCCGAAACCATCGCGCCGGAAGCGTCATTGGTTTCGGCCTATGAGGATGCCTATCAGCGTTATCGTCGCCTCTATCCGGCGATCAGGGATGCGACGCTATGA
- a CDS encoding GH1 family beta-glucosidase — MIEAKKLAERFPGDFVFGVATASFQIEGASKADGRKPSIWDAFSNMPGRVFERHNGDVACDHYNRLGEDLDLIKSLGVEAYRFSIAWPRIIPEGTGPINEKGLDFYDRLVDGLKARGIKAFATLYHWDLPLALMGDGGWTARTTAYAYQRYAKTVIARLGDRLDAVATFNEPWCSVWLSHLYGVHAPGERNMDAALAALHFTNLAHGLGVEAIRSERSNLPTGIVINAHSVYPGGTSDKDKAAAERAFDFHNGVFFGPIFKGEYPEGFLSALGDRMPLIEDGDMITISQPLDWWGLNYYTPMRVSDDPSEGAEYPATVNAKPVSDVKTDIGWEVYAPALGALVETLNARYTLPDCYITENGACYNMGVENGVVDDQPRLDYISDHLSVTADLIAKGYPMRGYFAWSLMDNFEWAEGYRMRFGIVHVDYETQVRTVKKSGHWYKELAEQFPKGNHKGA; from the coding sequence ATGATCGAAGCCAAGAAGCTGGCAGAGCGCTTTCCCGGTGACTTTGTCTTCGGAGTAGCAACCGCCTCCTTCCAGATCGAGGGCGCCAGCAAGGCGGACGGACGCAAGCCATCCATCTGGGATGCCTTCTCCAACATGCCGGGCCGCGTCTTCGAGCGCCACAACGGCGACGTTGCTTGCGATCATTACAATCGGTTGGGAGAAGATCTCGACCTTATCAAGAGCCTGGGCGTCGAGGCCTACCGCTTCTCGATCGCCTGGCCGCGCATCATTCCGGAAGGCACCGGGCCGATCAACGAGAAGGGACTCGATTTCTACGACCGGCTCGTCGACGGGCTGAAGGCGCGCGGCATCAAGGCCTTCGCGACGCTTTACCATTGGGATCTGCCGCTTGCGCTGATGGGCGACGGCGGCTGGACGGCGCGCACGACCGCCTACGCCTACCAGCGCTATGCCAAGACCGTGATCGCCCGCCTCGGCGACAGGCTCGATGCGGTCGCCACCTTCAACGAGCCCTGGTGCTCGGTTTGGCTCAGCCATCTCTATGGCGTTCATGCGCCGGGTGAGCGCAACATGGATGCGGCGCTCGCCGCGCTCCATTTCACCAATCTCGCCCACGGCCTTGGCGTCGAGGCGATCCGTTCCGAGAGATCGAACCTGCCGACGGGCATCGTCATCAACGCTCATTCGGTCTATCCCGGCGGCACCAGCGACAAGGACAAGGCCGCGGCCGAACGTGCTTTCGACTTCCACAACGGCGTCTTCTTCGGCCCGATCTTCAAGGGCGAGTATCCTGAAGGCTTTCTATCGGCGCTTGGCGATCGTATGCCGCTGATCGAGGACGGCGACATGATAACGATCTCGCAGCCGCTCGATTGGTGGGGCCTCAACTATTACACGCCGATGCGGGTTTCCGATGACCCGTCCGAGGGTGCAGAATATCCGGCAACGGTCAATGCCAAGCCGGTCAGCGACGTGAAGACGGATATTGGCTGGGAAGTCTATGCCCCGGCGCTCGGCGCGCTCGTCGAAACGCTCAATGCCCGCTACACGCTGCCCGACTGCTACATCACCGAGAACGGCGCCTGCTATAACATGGGTGTCGAGAACGGCGTCGTCGATGATCAGCCACGGCTCGATTACATCTCCGACCACCTGTCGGTCACCGCCGATCTGATCGCCAAGGGCTATCCGATGCGCGGCTATTTTGCCTGGAGCCTGATGGACAATTTCGAATGGGCCGAGGGCTACCGGATGCGTTTCGGTATCGTCCATGTCGACTACGAGACGCAGGTCCGCACGGTCAAGAAGAGCGGCCACTGGTATAAGGAACTGGCAGAACAGTTCCCGAAGGGCAACCACAAGGGCGCGTGA
- a CDS encoding metallophosphoesterase: MSNPDCCGLSRRTFLAAAAGAGLSIGARIRAANAWPPVDATFLFSADIHACVVSTEGLAPDCEAEGKTDASLLRHVAALNAISVQNWPATIDGEPSGLASAGQKIGRPLGLVLGGDITDDGGGQVRQPREGRQLQQFQSRYEQGPGPQHIHFPAYVGLGNHDLDQDGLPPNVDWYRQELRDYVELTHRQTVFYKPPVPVTNYDPLSDNYSWDWGGLHLVQLQRFGGDENKGAVSGLGWLKGDLAYYAADGRPVVLFQHYGWDPFSTEVWDTTAEAFDDRGEGRPHWWGPEQRQTLLDVLKGYNVVGLFHGHEHNRVMAYRADGIDLFKPKAAYLGGFAVVRITDAFMDVAFGEAQGEAGGIVFTRAFSKRSS; this comes from the coding sequence GTGAGCAATCCGGATTGCTGCGGTCTGTCCCGGCGCACCTTTCTCGCGGCAGCTGCAGGCGCGGGTCTGTCGATCGGCGCTCGTATCCGTGCAGCCAACGCGTGGCCCCCGGTCGACGCCACCTTTCTCTTCTCCGCAGACATCCACGCCTGCGTCGTTTCCACCGAAGGGCTGGCGCCGGACTGCGAGGCGGAGGGCAAGACCGACGCCAGCCTCTTGCGCCATGTCGCGGCGCTCAACGCAATTTCCGTGCAGAACTGGCCGGCGACGATCGACGGGGAGCCAAGCGGCCTCGCTAGTGCCGGGCAGAAAATCGGCCGCCCGCTCGGCCTCGTTCTCGGCGGCGACATCACCGACGATGGCGGCGGTCAGGTTCGCCAGCCGCGCGAGGGACGGCAGCTGCAGCAGTTCCAGAGCCGGTACGAGCAAGGTCCGGGTCCGCAGCACATTCACTTTCCGGCCTATGTCGGACTCGGGAACCACGATCTCGACCAGGACGGCCTGCCACCGAACGTCGACTGGTACCGCCAGGAGCTGCGCGATTATGTGGAGCTTACCCACCGCCAGACCGTGTTCTACAAGCCGCCCGTACCGGTGACGAACTACGATCCGTTGTCGGACAATTATTCCTGGGACTGGGGTGGCCTCCATCTGGTCCAACTGCAGCGCTTCGGCGGCGACGAGAACAAGGGCGCGGTGAGCGGCCTCGGCTGGCTCAAGGGGGACCTTGCATACTACGCCGCCGATGGCCGGCCGGTCGTGCTGTTCCAGCATTATGGCTGGGACCCGTTTTCAACGGAGGTCTGGGACACGACGGCGGAGGCCTTCGATGATCGGGGAGAGGGGAGACCTCATTGGTGGGGCCCGGAGCAGCGCCAGACGTTACTCGACGTGCTAAAGGGCTACAACGTTGTCGGCCTCTTCCACGGGCATGAACATAACCGGGTCATGGCCTACCGCGCCGACGGGATCGATCTTTTCAAGCCGAAGGCGGCCTATCTCGGCGGCTTTGCCGTCGTTCGCATCACGGACGCCTTCATGGACGTCGCTTTCGGCGAAGCTCAGGGCGAGGCTGGCGGCATCGTTTTCACCCGCGCCTTCAGCAAACGTTCCAGCTGA